The following coding sequences lie in one Acidobacteriota bacterium genomic window:
- a CDS encoding sigma 54-interacting transcriptional regulator — protein sequence MKLLDLLKIDETAGTIHLNNRRVLLIDADAFGLLRKELIETLGMIEARRMLSRFGYMRGYRDALTSKEMFQDQDPLLWSQSGVQFHSQEGIVRPELETFTFDPAQGLFEVIGRWKNSFEAEQHIKHLGKSETPTCWTLMGYASGFQSAVMGREVFFLETSCVGRGDKECRFIGTIDESPDGPIATLFPKIYQVEDMQEAMIRVRQQRTSLKSAVTELEQRSKELAAEKQKVQALEKQVMCLQESLNEPYNFEEMIGANQAFRAIVAEAELVAQSDSTVLITGETGTGKELLARAVHARSLRASRPLITVNCAALPAGLVESELFGHEKGAFTGAIQRKPGRFELANKGTIFLDEIGELPPETQSKFLRVLQEGTFERVGSSQTIQVDVRVIAATNQPLDQLVEAGKFRPDLFYRLNVFPLHIPPLRERENDIVLLTNFFVQKYRCRLKKKITAISQESIEQLKRYSWPGNIRELEHIIERAVLVSDSPILTIDPSFSVKQRPALTNTTSPSPAPSLKLQTLEDHEREYIAQILKHTNGMIGGKHGAAEILGVPSTTLRSRMQKLGMLPGRKNA from the coding sequence ATGAAACTCCTCGACCTGCTCAAAATTGATGAAACCGCTGGAACGATTCATTTGAATAACCGGCGCGTGCTGCTCATTGATGCCGACGCATTTGGGTTGCTCCGCAAGGAACTGATCGAAACGCTTGGAATGATTGAAGCCCGACGGATGCTCTCCCGGTTTGGGTATATGCGCGGGTATCGCGATGCCCTGACTTCCAAGGAAATGTTTCAAGATCAGGATCCACTGCTCTGGAGCCAGAGCGGCGTTCAGTTTCATTCCCAGGAAGGGATTGTCCGCCCCGAACTCGAAACCTTTACCTTTGACCCGGCACAGGGGTTATTTGAAGTGATTGGCCGATGGAAAAACTCGTTTGAGGCCGAACAACACATCAAACACCTTGGCAAAAGTGAAACTCCGACTTGCTGGACATTAATGGGCTATGCCAGCGGTTTTCAATCCGCCGTGATGGGACGGGAAGTGTTTTTCCTGGAAACGTCCTGTGTCGGACGGGGTGACAAAGAGTGCCGGTTTATTGGAACCATTGATGAAAGCCCAGATGGTCCGATTGCAACGCTGTTTCCAAAGATCTATCAAGTTGAAGACATGCAGGAAGCCATGATTCGGGTGCGTCAACAACGAACCAGCCTGAAATCAGCGGTTACTGAACTTGAACAACGTTCAAAAGAACTGGCAGCCGAAAAGCAAAAAGTTCAGGCCCTCGAAAAGCAGGTGATGTGCCTGCAGGAAAGCCTCAACGAGCCCTACAATTTTGAAGAAATGATCGGGGCCAACCAGGCATTTCGAGCGATTGTGGCCGAAGCCGAACTGGTCGCCCAATCAGATTCAACGGTTTTGATCACGGGCGAAACCGGGACCGGAAAAGAACTCCTGGCCCGTGCCGTCCACGCCCGCAGCCTGCGTGCCTCCAGACCCTTGATTACCGTCAATTGTGCCGCGCTCCCTGCCGGGCTGGTCGAAAGTGAACTGTTTGGCCATGAAAAAGGCGCCTTCACCGGTGCCATCCAACGCAAACCTGGTCGGTTTGAACTCGCCAATAAAGGCACGATTTTTCTGGATGAAATCGGGGAACTCCCTCCGGAAACCCAATCGAAGTTTCTGCGGGTACTCCAGGAAGGAACCTTCGAACGAGTGGGAAGTTCACAAACCATCCAGGTTGATGTCCGGGTGATTGCCGCCACCAACCAGCCGCTTGACCAACTGGTTGAAGCTGGGAAATTTCGGCCCGACCTGTTTTACCGACTCAATGTCTTTCCACTGCATATCCCGCCCTTGCGCGAACGTGAAAACGACATTGTGCTGCTCACCAATTTTTTTGTTCAGAAATATCGCTGCCGACTCAAGAAAAAAATTACCGCCATCAGTCAGGAATCAATCGAGCAATTAAAACGGTACTCCTGGCCGGGAAATATTCGCGAACTGGAACACATTATCGAACGGGCAGTGCTCGTCTCAGATTCACCGATTTTGACCATTGACCCTTCCTTTTCGGTGAAACAACGCCCAGCCCTAACCAATACCACCAGCCCATCTCCCGCTCCGTCCCTGAAGTTACAAACGCTGGAAGACCATGAACGTGAATACATTGCCCAAATTCTAAAGCACACCAACGGTATGATTGGCGGCAAACACGGGGCGGCTGAAATTTTAGGCGTACCTTCGACCACGCTCCGCAGCCGAATGCAAAAGCTCGGGATGTTGCCCGGCAGGAAGAATGCCTGA
- a CDS encoding trypsin-like peptidase domain-containing protein: protein MYRLSIRQLLLIIVSTALLTGGTVFGLYYFLGKYLPQEKEVKGQSGQPPRSGTPLILGSDEKNNIEIYEKFGPGVVNITSTAIVEDFFWGPYRQSGGGSGSIIDEKGNILTNFHVVNNAQELIVTLADKTTHVAKVVGADPNNDLAIIKIDVPKEKLHVVPFGTSQNLKVGQKVLAIGNPFGFERTLTIGVISGLGRPLRTESGRTIDNVIQTDASINPGNSGGPLLNSAGEIIGINTAIYSPSKGSIGIGFAVPVDVARQVIPDLLAFGRVRRPWLGVETFAITPRLVRRYSLPVNEGLIITKVFPAGPSDRVGIRGSNQVQRRPDGSEAVLGDILVKVGDQDVKTEEDLYRALKDRKIGETVQVVIYRGGQPTRLTVKLDELPARYESFRPDPEE, encoded by the coding sequence ATGTACCGATTAAGCATTCGACAACTCTTGCTGATTATTGTGAGTACTGCGCTCCTGACAGGGGGGACAGTCTTTGGACTCTATTATTTCCTGGGAAAATACCTTCCCCAGGAAAAAGAAGTGAAGGGGCAAAGCGGCCAGCCGCCACGCTCTGGAACGCCGCTGATTTTGGGAAGCGATGAAAAGAACAACATTGAAATCTATGAAAAGTTTGGCCCCGGTGTGGTCAACATCACCAGCACGGCGATTGTCGAAGACTTCTTTTGGGGACCCTATCGCCAATCCGGTGGTGGTTCAGGCTCCATCATTGATGAGAAGGGCAATATCCTGACCAACTTTCATGTGGTCAATAATGCCCAGGAGCTGATTGTGACCCTGGCTGACAAAACAACCCACGTTGCCAAAGTCGTCGGCGCTGACCCAAACAATGATCTGGCGATCATTAAAATTGATGTACCTAAAGAAAAACTCCACGTTGTGCCGTTTGGAACATCCCAAAACCTCAAAGTTGGCCAAAAGGTGCTGGCGATTGGAAATCCGTTTGGTTTTGAGCGAACACTCACCATTGGCGTGATCAGCGGTTTAGGGAGGCCGCTTCGAACCGAAAGTGGACGCACCATTGATAATGTCATTCAGACAGATGCTTCGATCAATCCAGGGAATTCCGGCGGGCCGCTGTTAAATTCCGCCGGGGAAATCATCGGCATCAACACCGCCATTTACAGCCCGAGCAAGGGAAGTATTGGGATTGGGTTTGCCGTGCCCGTGGACGTTGCCCGTCAAGTCATTCCTGATTTGCTGGCCTTTGGCCGAGTCCGGCGTCCCTGGCTCGGAGTTGAAACCTTTGCCATTACGCCACGCCTGGTTCGTCGCTATAGCCTGCCGGTCAACGAAGGTCTGATTATTACCAAAGTGTTTCCGGCGGGTCCTTCGGATCGCGTGGGAATCCGAGGCAGCAATCAGGTTCAACGGCGTCCGGATGGGAGTGAAGCTGTGCTGGGAGATATTCTGGTGAAAGTCGGAGACCAGGATGTCAAAACTGAGGAAGATCTCTATCGGGCGCTCAAGGATCGAAAAATTGGCGAGACGGTTCAGGTGGTTATCTATCGCGGAGGCCAGCCAACTCGATTGACTGTCAAACTGGATGAATTGCCAGCCCGATACGAGTCATTCCGACCTGACCCGGAAGAGTAA
- a CDS encoding NHL repeat-containing protein produces MLNNTQFKPCVEGGVEATSSPSATRSSRVVQIFSLFTLVLLVCGIYALTAAPKSSAAARAKSKRMLAKAPRHTVALPQEEKKGANLSEDDNERSTPIIPISGTYRGFSSTGPFVYVADTTNNRIQRFDGICWETLGYGVGSAPGQFRGPEAVVSEEDYYYKGLCCSAPIYVADTLNNRIQWSTDGGICWDVFASVGSGLNQVRAPQGLAIDNEGNLIVADTGNGRILRFEDGIPGFAVLLASKGSGSGQVGSPFGLAMDFYEGDTLYVCDQLNSRVLRIDDVDDVNIRDTGVIVASMGVGLNKVKNPQGICVDFDGTVYVADSGNNRVLRWINGNPNNSTALAQIGTGLGQVNRPEGVTISYGFYSEPWRKQLESGPMLVVSDTGNNRVQARPLDSPGQWDLVGYPNGSGTQIGQFRFPSKIHYSSPPFFD; encoded by the coding sequence ATGTTGAACAATACTCAATTCAAGCCGTGCGTCGAAGGAGGAGTTGAAGCGACTTCATCCCCTTCCGCAACCAGGTCGAGCCGGGTGGTCCAAATTTTTTCGCTGTTTACTCTGGTGCTGCTGGTATGTGGAATCTATGCGCTCACTGCCGCGCCAAAGTCCTCAGCCGCCGCGAGAGCAAAATCCAAACGCATGCTGGCGAAAGCCCCTCGCCACACCGTTGCTTTGCCACAGGAAGAAAAAAAGGGCGCCAATTTGTCTGAAGATGACAATGAGCGTTCGACGCCAATCATTCCAATTAGCGGCACCTATCGGGGATTTTCTTCAACGGGACCGTTTGTTTATGTGGCCGATACCACCAATAACCGGATTCAACGCTTTGATGGGATTTGCTGGGAAACCCTGGGCTATGGCGTCGGTTCCGCACCGGGACAGTTTCGAGGCCCGGAAGCGGTGGTCAGCGAGGAGGACTACTATTACAAGGGTCTTTGCTGTTCAGCTCCAATCTATGTGGCGGATACCTTGAATAACCGGATTCAATGGTCAACCGATGGTGGGATTTGCTGGGATGTGTTTGCTTCAGTCGGTTCTGGATTGAATCAGGTGCGGGCGCCACAGGGACTGGCGATTGATAATGAAGGCAACCTGATTGTGGCCGACACTGGGAATGGACGAATTTTGCGTTTTGAAGATGGCATTCCCGGATTTGCGGTGCTGCTGGCTTCAAAAGGCAGTGGCAGTGGTCAGGTTGGGTCTCCATTTGGATTGGCCATGGATTTTTATGAAGGGGACACCCTCTACGTTTGCGACCAGTTAAACAGCCGAGTTTTACGAATTGATGATGTTGACGATGTCAATATTCGAGATACCGGTGTCATCGTTGCTTCAATGGGAGTTGGCTTAAACAAGGTAAAGAACCCACAGGGAATCTGTGTTGATTTTGACGGAACCGTCTACGTTGCCGACAGCGGCAATAATCGGGTTTTACGGTGGATAAATGGCAACCCGAATAATTCAACCGCGTTGGCTCAGATTGGAACTGGGCTTGGCCAGGTCAACCGGCCTGAAGGCGTAACCATTTCTTACGGTTTTTATTCAGAGCCATGGAGAAAACAACTGGAATCCGGTCCAATGCTGGTGGTGAGCGACACTGGCAATAATCGGGTTCAGGCTCGGCCACTTGATTCACCGGGTCAGTGGGACCTGGTTGGCTATCCCAATGGTTCTGGAACTCAAATCGGTCAATTCCGGTTCCCGAGCAAGATCCACTATTCCAGTCCACCATTCTTCGATTAA
- a CDS encoding HlyD family secretion protein encodes MSKIAELEPEIISTYLEPNPSVQPVSVKPESPAVTVKPTPAQDSKSLAGTAFFQRRPIQLGVAALLVVGLLFGARTLVFAHGHQSTDDAFIDGTVIPISSKVAGHIARVYVKDNQAIRKGDLIAEIDDQDFQVKLAQAKAQLAAAQANLRSAQINVDLTSATSGGSLQQANAGVTSAQSQVQTSEALVAAAKARVEQAHAQVATAQANLESSRAQRMAAEAEATQAATDAGRYQTLFDAGDTSRQRLDQALTIAQTAAAQASAARMKVVATEAQVAEAKAQEVSAQASLQQTQSQVGGAQAQVGEALGQLTSAQAAPHQVAQQRARAEAVQAAVTNAEAAVKEAELMVSYTKIYAPEDGRITRKAIDPGTYVQIGQSLVALVSNDMWVEANFKETQLTDMRPGQVVEIEIDAYPGKVFKGHVESIQSGTGARFSLLPPENATGNYVKVVQRVPVKIVFDQAPDPQFPLGLGMSVEPEVKVR; translated from the coding sequence ATGTCAAAAATCGCTGAACTTGAGCCTGAAATCATTTCAACCTATCTCGAACCGAACCCATCAGTTCAACCAGTATCGGTGAAACCTGAATCGCCCGCGGTCACGGTTAAACCCACGCCAGCTCAGGATTCAAAATCGCTGGCAGGCACTGCCTTTTTCCAGCGCCGCCCCATTCAACTGGGTGTGGCGGCCTTGCTCGTAGTTGGTCTTTTGTTTGGCGCTCGAACGTTGGTTTTTGCTCACGGTCACCAATCAACCGATGATGCCTTTATTGATGGGACAGTGATTCCAATCAGTTCCAAAGTCGCCGGCCATATTGCCAGAGTGTATGTCAAAGATAATCAGGCGATACGCAAAGGCGACCTGATTGCTGAGATTGACGATCAGGATTTTCAGGTAAAGCTGGCCCAGGCCAAAGCCCAACTGGCCGCCGCTCAGGCAAACCTTCGTTCCGCCCAGATCAATGTTGATTTGACCAGTGCCACTTCGGGTGGATCGCTCCAACAAGCCAACGCCGGGGTCACTTCAGCCCAAAGCCAGGTGCAAACCTCCGAGGCACTCGTTGCAGCCGCGAAAGCCCGAGTCGAACAGGCCCACGCCCAGGTTGCCACCGCCCAGGCCAACCTCGAATCGAGCCGGGCACAGCGGATGGCGGCGGAGGCTGAAGCCACCCAGGCGGCGACGGATGCAGGTCGCTACCAGACGCTGTTTGATGCCGGTGACACTTCACGGCAACGCCTGGATCAGGCATTAACGATTGCCCAAACCGCCGCCGCCCAGGCCAGTGCCGCCCGCATGAAGGTTGTGGCGACTGAAGCCCAGGTTGCCGAAGCCAAAGCTCAGGAAGTTTCCGCTCAAGCCAGTTTGCAGCAAACCCAAAGTCAGGTCGGCGGGGCGCAAGCCCAGGTTGGCGAAGCACTTGGCCAGTTGACTTCGGCCCAGGCAGCGCCGCATCAGGTTGCACAGCAACGCGCACGTGCTGAAGCCGTCCAGGCAGCCGTTACCAATGCTGAAGCCGCCGTCAAAGAAGCCGAGTTGATGGTTTCCTACACCAAAATTTATGCACCCGAAGATGGCCGCATCACCCGCAAAGCCATTGACCCGGGCACCTATGTCCAGATTGGTCAATCGCTGGTGGCACTGGTTTCCAATGACATGTGGGTGGAGGCAAATTTCAAGGAAACCCAGTTGACCGATATGCGTCCTGGTCAGGTGGTCGAGATCGAGATTGATGCCTATCCAGGAAAAGTATTCAAAGGCCATGTGGAAAGTATTCAATCAGGCACCGGCGCCCGGTTCAGTTTACTGCCGCCAGAAAATGCCACTGGAAATTATGTCAAAGTCGTGCAGCGGGTGCCGGTCAAGATTGTGTTTGATCAGGCACCGGATCCGCAATTCCCACTTGGATTAGGGATGTCAGTTGAACCGGAGGTCAAAGTCCGATGA
- a CDS encoding flippase-like domain-containing protein, translating to MRNTAKQITIWGGIALSLFFTYLALRGISWSQTWYFLKRTQPFELLLALVLMWAGFFWRALRWKRLIDTGQHISYKDCFRVITIGYMANNVLPARIGEIARAYLLSHRNGVTKSFALGTIVTERLGDVVMLVLFISATLMVVPLPALGKEVAIGSAFIALAATVFVMTLVFWHESMPILLGKPMKLVLSEKRADYLLDKVDRFIGGISCGRSIKVLALVGVDSFGIWFSALLMTWAVAHACHIQVGLTEVLFTMCVVNLGVMLPSAPGYVGTYQYLCITALGFFGVDNELALAFSIVCHIVWYLPLTILGLIFFVHDRLTFTELAEGELENT from the coding sequence ATGCGAAATACAGCCAAGCAAATTACAATTTGGGGCGGCATTGCCCTTAGTCTCTTTTTTACTTATCTCGCCTTGAGAGGCATTAGCTGGTCCCAAACCTGGTATTTCCTCAAGCGGACTCAACCTTTTGAATTACTTCTGGCCCTGGTCTTGATGTGGGCAGGTTTTTTCTGGCGTGCCCTTCGCTGGAAACGGTTGATTGATACTGGCCAGCACATTTCTTATAAGGACTGTTTTCGGGTTATCACCATCGGGTACATGGCCAATAACGTCCTGCCGGCCCGAATTGGCGAAATTGCCCGGGCCTACCTGCTCAGTCACCGCAACGGTGTTACCAAAAGCTTTGCTCTCGGCACAATTGTGACCGAGCGACTGGGCGATGTGGTGATGCTCGTGCTGTTTATTTCGGCCACATTGATGGTGGTTCCGCTCCCCGCACTTGGAAAAGAGGTCGCGATTGGCAGTGCTTTTATCGCGCTGGCCGCCACCGTCTTTGTCATGACACTTGTCTTTTGGCACGAATCCATGCCGATTTTGCTTGGCAAACCGATGAAACTGGTGCTCAGTGAAAAACGGGCTGATTACCTGCTGGATAAAGTAGATCGGTTTATCGGGGGCATCAGTTGTGGTCGCTCAATTAAAGTACTCGCTCTGGTTGGAGTGGATTCGTTTGGCATCTGGTTTTCGGCATTGTTGATGACCTGGGCCGTGGCCCATGCCTGTCATATCCAGGTTGGGTTGACCGAGGTTCTCTTTACCATGTGCGTGGTCAACCTGGGTGTGATGCTCCCATCAGCCCCAGGGTATGTCGGCACCTACCAGTATTTGTGCATCACGGCGCTTGGCTTTTTTGGCGTAGACAACGAACTGGCACTGGCATTTTCAATTGTATGCCACATTGTCTGGTATTTGCCTCTGACCATACTAGGGTTGATCTTTTTCGTGCATGATCGGCTGACCTTCACTGAACTGGCCGAAGGCGAGCTGGAAAATACTTGA
- the meaB gene encoding methylmalonyl Co-A mutase-associated GTPase MeaB, which translates to MADGILKGNIRSIARGITAIENNTSEALSLMKQIFPHTGKATVIGLTGSPGAGKSSLVDTLAKLYRQRGEKVGILAVDPSSPFSGGAILGDRIRMQSLALDPGIYIRSMATRGNLGGLARATADAALILDAAGYDRVIVETVGVGQDEVDIVKTADVTLVVMVPGMGDDIQSIKAGIMEIGDLFIINKSDREGVERIEKEIEAMLSLGHRPDFWQPPILKTVATRHQGLDEVIEAIASYLTFLQQHQQARQDRQARIAELKLTELLREKLLTVARRRAATGPEWSAWANQVATRERDPYSIVEEILDRLNLSGNPKSLSE; encoded by the coding sequence CTGGCTGACGGCATTTTAAAGGGCAACATCCGCTCCATCGCCCGAGGTATTACCGCAATTGAAAACAATACCTCCGAGGCGCTCTCCCTGATGAAACAGATTTTCCCGCACACCGGGAAAGCCACGGTGATTGGGTTGACTGGTTCACCCGGCGCCGGGAAAAGCTCACTGGTTGATACATTGGCGAAATTGTACCGCCAGCGCGGTGAGAAAGTCGGAATCTTGGCCGTTGACCCATCCAGTCCTTTTTCAGGCGGCGCCATCCTTGGGGACCGGATTCGAATGCAGTCACTGGCGCTGGATCCAGGCATTTACATTCGAAGCATGGCCACCCGAGGCAATCTCGGCGGTCTGGCTCGGGCAACCGCCGACGCCGCGCTGATTCTGGATGCCGCCGGCTATGACCGGGTGATCGTTGAGACCGTCGGCGTCGGCCAGGACGAAGTTGATATTGTCAAAACCGCCGATGTGACGCTGGTGGTGATGGTGCCTGGAATGGGCGATGACATACAGTCAATCAAAGCCGGCATCATGGAGATTGGGGACCTGTTCATTATTAATAAGTCTGATCGCGAGGGCGTCGAACGCATCGAAAAGGAAATCGAGGCCATGCTCAGCCTGGGTCACCGCCCTGATTTCTGGCAGCCTCCGATCTTAAAGACCGTGGCCACGCGCCACCAGGGCCTTGACGAAGTAATTGAGGCTATTGCAAGCTACCTGACTTTCCTGCAACAACATCAACAGGCACGGCAGGACCGGCAGGCACGGATTGCCGAACTCAAACTCACGGAACTTCTGAGAGAGAAGCTCCTGACAGTTGCCCGCCGGAGGGCGGCAACCGGTCCCGAATGGTCAGCCTGGGCTAACCAGGTTGCCACCCGCGAACGTGACCCCTATTCGATTGTTGAGGAAATCCTTGACCGTCTGAATCTCTCAGGGAACCCTAAATCACTTTCGGAATGA
- the tsaD gene encoding tRNA (adenosine(37)-N6)-threonylcarbamoyltransferase complex transferase subunit TsaD has protein sequence MTFRYVLGIESSCDETAASVLEHGTVVRSNIIASQIETHRPFGGVVPEVASREHLKQICDVVKQALTLAEIEAHHIDGIAVTRGPGLIGSLLVGVSYAKALAYALQKPLIGIHHIEGHIYSVVFEHPPIEYPALALIVSGGHTNLFWIPEETHYVRLGHTRDDAAGEAYDKVAKLLGLGYPGGPVIDRLAKTGVASEAPLTYRPPHMPDAPYDFSFSGLKTAVLRFVQEHNLGRLAEGEAVPAIIQNLSASFQKAVVTSLTRNLLRAARDYPPKTIILAGGVACNSALREAMKEVSKTVGVPVAFPSPVFTTDNAAMIAAAGYMRLQRGEISDWKLAAEPTLKLHSEDVNPAPSRGKKRFRS, from the coding sequence ATGACATTTCGGTATGTGCTCGGTATTGAAAGTTCCTGTGACGAAACGGCGGCGTCCGTCCTCGAACATGGAACTGTGGTGCGGTCAAACATCATTGCGTCGCAAATCGAAACCCATCGTCCATTTGGTGGAGTCGTGCCTGAAGTAGCATCGCGGGAACATCTCAAGCAGATATGTGATGTGGTCAAACAGGCACTCACTCTGGCTGAGATTGAGGCCCATCACATTGATGGGATTGCGGTTACCCGTGGACCAGGCTTGATTGGATCACTGCTGGTCGGTGTTTCCTACGCCAAAGCCCTGGCCTATGCGCTCCAGAAACCGCTCATTGGGATTCATCACATCGAAGGCCATATTTATTCGGTGGTTTTTGAACATCCTCCAATTGAATATCCGGCTCTGGCATTGATTGTCTCAGGAGGACATACCAATTTGTTTTGGATTCCAGAGGAAACACACTATGTCCGACTCGGCCACACTCGGGATGACGCCGCTGGCGAAGCCTATGACAAAGTCGCGAAATTGTTGGGGTTGGGATATCCGGGAGGCCCGGTGATTGATCGGCTGGCGAAAACCGGGGTGGCCAGTGAAGCTCCGTTGACCTATCGCCCGCCACATATGCCTGATGCACCCTATGATTTCTCATTTAGCGGGCTCAAAACCGCCGTGCTGCGGTTTGTCCAGGAACACAATCTTGGCCGACTCGCTGAAGGTGAGGCAGTTCCAGCGATCATTCAAAATCTTTCAGCCAGTTTCCAGAAGGCGGTTGTCACCTCACTGACCAGAAATCTCCTGCGAGCAGCACGGGATTACCCTCCGAAAACAATCATTTTAGCGGGTGGTGTGGCCTGTAACTCGGCGTTGCGTGAAGCGATGAAGGAGGTTTCCAAAACGGTAGGGGTGCCGGTGGCGTTTCCGAGTCCGGTTTTTACCACGGATAATGCCGCCATGATTGCGGCTGCCGGCTATATGAGGTTACAGCGAGGGGAAATCAGTGACTGGAAGCTGGCCGCCGAACCGACATTGAAACTGCATTCCGAAGATGTCAATCCGGCGCCCAGCAGGGGGAAAAAACGATTCCGAAGCTGA
- a CDS encoding DHA2 family efflux MFS transporter permease subunit, whose product MSATIVASPQSTSDQPWVPAVNPWIIAISVMLATFMEVLDTSVANVALPHIAGNLSASVSQATWVLTSYLVANAIVLPATGWLSSFFGRKRLLLFCILLFTGASFLCGAATSLEMLVVARILQGVGGGVLQPIAQAVMLESFPPAKRGVAMAVYGMGVIVAPIIGPTLGGWITDNYSWRWTFYINLPVGIVAILMVKRFLEDPPFIKNAPRVKIDYIGFGLLVVWLGALQVLLDKGQEEDWFASSLIVFLTVTAILGLVAFVIHELRVENPIVNLRVLANRNFATSTALITVVGMVLYGTTSLLPLFLQNLMGYPAMQSGMAVSPRGVGALLSMLLVARLFNLIDVRMMIAGGFGLLGLAGLWLSNINLGISHTNLLAPIILSGCALGFLFVPLSTTATGTLKTEEIGGATGIYNLMRNLGGGIGISLVSTFLARGAQTHQAQLVAHLTPYDSAYSQTLGTLHQTFSSVSDGFTGMQQAYGALYGILVKQATLLAFVDTLRWMGVLCLICLPIPFLLKKVKGGTGDLATH is encoded by the coding sequence ATGAGTGCCACAATCGTTGCCAGTCCGCAAAGTACCAGCGATCAACCGTGGGTGCCGGCGGTCAATCCCTGGATTATCGCCATTTCCGTGATGCTGGCCACGTTTATGGAAGTGCTTGATACTTCGGTGGCCAACGTGGCGCTTCCCCACATCGCGGGAAATCTGTCCGCCAGCGTGAGTCAGGCCACCTGGGTGTTGACCAGCTATCTGGTGGCCAATGCCATTGTGCTGCCGGCAACCGGCTGGTTAAGTTCATTTTTTGGCCGCAAGCGATTGTTATTGTTTTGTATCCTGTTGTTTACCGGCGCTTCGTTTTTATGCGGAGCAGCAACCAGCCTGGAAATGCTTGTCGTTGCACGAATCCTGCAGGGTGTCGGAGGCGGAGTGCTGCAACCAATTGCCCAGGCGGTGATGCTCGAAAGCTTCCCTCCGGCCAAACGCGGCGTGGCCATGGCGGTGTATGGAATGGGCGTGATTGTCGCCCCCATCATCGGGCCAACATTAGGAGGCTGGATTACCGACAATTATTCGTGGCGGTGGACATTTTACATCAACCTGCCCGTCGGGATCGTGGCAATTTTGATGGTCAAGCGATTTCTCGAAGACCCGCCGTTCATCAAAAATGCACCACGCGTCAAAATTGATTACATTGGGTTTGGGTTGCTCGTGGTGTGGCTGGGAGCGCTCCAGGTACTCCTGGATAAAGGACAAGAGGAAGACTGGTTTGCCTCATCGTTGATCGTCTTTTTGACTGTGACAGCCATCCTGGGACTGGTGGCGTTTGTGATCCACGAATTGCGCGTTGAAAACCCGATTGTGAACTTACGAGTGCTGGCCAACCGAAATTTTGCGACCTCGACAGCGCTGATTACGGTGGTGGGAATGGTGCTCTATGGCACCACGTCGCTGCTGCCTCTCTTCTTACAAAACCTGATGGGATACCCGGCGATGCAAAGCGGGATGGCGGTCAGCCCGCGTGGGGTGGGCGCGTTACTTTCCATGTTGCTGGTGGCTCGATTGTTTAACCTGATTGACGTTCGAATGATGATTGCCGGAGGGTTTGGCCTCCTGGGACTGGCTGGATTATGGCTGTCGAATATCAACCTTGGGATTTCGCACACTAACTTGCTGGCACCCATCATTTTGAGTGGATGCGCGCTGGGATTTCTCTTCGTTCCGCTTTCGACCACGGCGACGGGAACACTCAAAACCGAAGAAATCGGAGGCGCCACCGGAATTTATAACCTGATGCGCAACCTGGGCGGCGGTATCGGTATTTCCCTGGTTTCAACGTTTCTTGCCCGTGGCGCTCAAACCCATCAGGCACAACTGGTAGCTCATTTGACACCCTATGATTCAGCCTATTCCCAAACTTTGGGAACGTTGCATCAGACTTTTTCTTCCGTTTCAGATGGCTTTACCGGCATGCAACAAGCCTACGGCGCACTGTATGGAATCCTGGTGAAACAGGCGACCTTGCTGGCTTTTGTTGATACCTTGCGCTGGATGGGTGTGCTGTGTCTGATCTGTCTTCCGATTCCGTTTTTACTGAAAAAGGTAAAAGGTGGAACAGGTGATTTGGCCACGCATTGA